Proteins encoded by one window of Glycine soja cultivar W05 chromosome 15, ASM419377v2, whole genome shotgun sequence:
- the LOC114385845 gene encoding uncharacterized protein LOC114385845, whose translation MADSGADRVEAALDRLTSRIEDLLQHVTPSPSPSGPPRSPFFEYHGTPPQDRITIAAFYMEGRALAWFQWMSSNGQFTSWPVFLQALQTRFAPSTYEDPSGSLFKLTQTTTVTDYLSEFEALANRVVGLPAPFLLSCFVSGLAPEIRREVMINQPLTVAQAAGLARLHEEKLRDLRFDFRHPYRSQSPQPPAVPPQPPPLSTVPSPRTSSLPPLLPLPPRPTPPPPTFRRLTPEELASRRERGLCFSCDEKFHKGHRCTARVHLLIADADDPVEHLGSNIDPSDPIDPDPGPIDRPDSPAHIRLNSLAGHLAPETMRIIGDISGHPVLVLVDGGSTHNFLQEQLVTQLGLPSRSTTPLKVMVGNGQHLQCHTICDSVTLVLQQHSFTVDFYVLPIAGANVILGVQWLQSLGPVLTDYTHLRMQFFHDGRLVNLQGDPEAHRGLLSSPQFRRVCRSHNQSLCFHITVLPNDLESTLTKPVDPQVQHLLQQFSILFQEPNTLPPARETDHQIHLKPHAAPVNVRPYKYPYYQKREIETQVETMLQRGIIQPSKSPFSSPVLLVKKSDNTWRFCVDYRALNALTVKDRFPIPTIDELLDELGGASCFSKLDLLQGYHQIRMQPDDIPKTAFRTHHGHFEFKVMPFGLCNAPSSFQATMNSLFRPYLRRFIIVFFDDILIYSVSLSEHLRHLQTTFQILYEHHFVLKLSKCLFAQPEVEYLGHLVSYKGVQPVTSKLDAIAQWPQPRSVRALRGFLGLAGFYRRFIRGYATIAAPLVKATTSEPLQWTSSTQTAFDTLKHALTSAPVLTLPNFQLPFTIETDASTIGMGAVLSQQGHPIAYFSKPFSQKMLRASTYVRELFAITATVKKWRQYLLGHSFTILTDHRNLKELMTQVVQTPE comes from the exons ATGGCTGATTCCGGTGCTGATCGGGTTGAGGCTGCATTAGACCGCCTCACCTCTCGCATTGAAGATCTCCTACAGCATGTAACACCTTCCCCTTCACCCTCTGGTCCTCCTCGCAGCCCT TTCTTTGAGTACCACGGTACTCCACCTCAGGATCGCATCACCATTGCTGCGTTTTATATGGAGGGAAGGGCCCTTGCTTGGTTCCAATGGATGTCAAGCAACGGCCAATTCACCTCTTGGCCTGTATTCCTACAGGCCTTGCAGACAAGGTTTGCCCCATCTACCTATGAGGATCCTTCCGGCTCTCTATTCAAGCTTACACAGACAACCACAGTGACGGACTACTTATCTGAATTCGAAGCGCTTGCTAACAGGGTCGTCGGCCTCCCAGCCCCATTTCTCCTTAGCTGCTTCGTTTCCGGTCTTGCGCCAGAAATTCGCCGCGAAGTCATGATCAACCAGCCTCTTACGGTGGCCCAAGCAGCGGGCCTAGCGCGCCTCCACGAGGAGAAATTGCGCGACCTCCGCTTCGATTTCCGCCATCCTTACCGCTCTCAAAGTCCCCAACCACCTGCGGTTCCCCCGCAACCACCACCACTTTCCACGGTGCCCTCTCCACGCACCTCCTCCCTTCCTCCTTTACTGCCTTTACCCCCGCGTCCCACTCCACCACCACCCACCTTTCGCCGCCTGACCCCGGAGGAACTGGCTTCACGTCGGGAACGGGGCCTCTGCTTCTCTTGCGACGAGAAGTTTCACAAAGGCCATAGGTGCACCGCTAGGGTTCACCTTCTGATTGCAGACGCAGATGACCCTGTGGAGCACTTGGGTTCTAATATAGACCCATCAGATCCAATTGACCCGGACCCCGGCCCAATTGACAGACCCGACTCCCCAGCCCATATCCGCCTCAATTCATTAGCGGGCCACTTAGCCCCCGAGACCATGCGTATCATCGGCGACATCTCCGGCCACCCTGTGCTGGTCCTCGTTGACGGTGGGAGCACCCACAATTTCCTCCAAGAGCAGCTCGTGACCCAATTGGGCCTTCCATCCCGCTCCACCACGCCATTGAAAGTCATGGTCGGAAATGGACAGCACCTCCAGTGTCACACGATCTGTGACTCCGTCACTCTTGTCCTTCAACAGCACTCATTCACCGTGGATTTTTACGTGCTTCCGATTGCCGGCGCTAATGTCATCCTTGGCGTCCAATGGTTGCAATCCTTGGGCCCTGTTTTAACTGATTATACTCACCTTCGTATGCAATTTTTTCATGATGGCAGGTTGGTCAACTTGCAAGGGGATCCTGAGGCCCATCGTGGCCTGTTATCGTCTCCACAGTTCCGACGCGTTTGCCGCAGCCACAATCAGAGCCTCTGCTTCCATATCACCGTGCTTCCAAATGATTTAGAGTCAACGTTGACCAAGCCGGTGGACCCTCAAGTACAACATCTTCTTCAACAATTCTCGATTCTCTTTCAGGAGCCCAACACCCTTCCGCCGGCCAGGGAAACGGACCACCAAATTCATTTAAAACCTCACGCCGCTCCCGTCAATGTCAGGCCATATAAATACCCCTATTACCAGAAACGCGAGATCGAAACTCAGGTGGAGACCATGCTTCAACGGGGAATCATTCAACCCAGCAAGAGTCCCTTTTCTTCCCCGGTCTTACTGGTCAAGAAGTCCGACAACACATGGAGGTTCTGCGTCGATTACCGTGCGCTGAATGCTCTAACAGTCAAAGATCGTTTTCCGATTCCGACGATCGATGAGCTGTTGGACGAGCTCGGCGGCGCTAGTTGCTTCTCCAAGTTGGATTTGTTGCAGGGGTATCATCAGATACGTATGCAACCAGATGACATCCCCAAAACAGCCTTTCGAACACATCACGGGCACTTTGAATTCAAAGTGATGCCCTTCGGCTTGTGCAACGCACCTTCATCTTTCCAGGCAACGATGAATTCCCTTTTCCGACCATACCTCCGGCGCTTTATCATCGTATTTTTCGATGATATTCTTATATACAGCGTCTCTCTCAGTGAACACCTGCGTCACCTACAGACCACATTTCAAATCCTTTATGAGCATCATTTTGTGCTTAAGCTTTCCAAATGCCTCTTTGCTCAACCTGAAGTCGAGTACTTAGGTCACTTAGTCTCCTACAAAGGCGTCCAACCAGTCACTTCCAAACTCGATGCCATTGCTCAGTGGCCCCAACCGCGTTCTGTTCGTGCTCTTCGTGGTTTCCTGGGTCTTGCCGGCTTTTACCGCCGATTCATTCGAGGATACGCCACCATTGCCGCGCCACTCGTGAAGGCCACCACTAGTGAACCCCTTCAATGGACTTCATCCACTCAGACCGCTTTTGATACCCTCAAACACGCCCTCACTTCCGCCCCGGTTCTCACTCTTCCCAACTTTCAATTACCCTTTACCATTGAGACTGATGCCTCCACGATTGGGATGGGGGCCGTTTTATCACAGCAGGGTCACCCAATTGCTTACTTCAGTAAGCCTTTTAGCCAGAAAATGCTCCGCGCCTCTACTTATGTTCGAGAGCTATTTGCCATAACCGCCACCGTGAAGAAGTGGCGGCAATACCTTCTCGGCCACTCCTTCACCATTTTAACGGACCACCGCAACTTGAAAGAACTGATGACTCAGGTGGTGCAAACACCCGAATAG
- the LOC114388261 gene encoding probable receptor-like serine/threonine-protein kinase At5g57670, protein MKYIRSNSLKRLFSFGRHGFGEENDVGLVVFPCEEHPPRPSWKCFSYEELFDATNGFSSENVIGKGGYAEVYKGILNGGEEVAVKRLTRTSRDERKEKEFLLEIGTIGHVRHSNVLPLLGCCIDNGLYLVFELSNVGSVASLIHDEHLPHLDWKTRYKIALGTARGLHYLHKGCKRRIIHRDIKASNILLTADFEPKISDFGLARWLPSQWTHHSIAPIEGTFGHLAPEYYLHGVVDEKTDVFAFGVFLLEVISGRKPVDGSHQSLHNWAKPILNKGEIEKLVDPRLGGAYDVTQFNRVAFAASLCIRASATCRPTMSEVLEVMEEWEMDKGKWEMPEEEEQEEELWGFEDLEYEYDSSFSMSLPDSVGST, encoded by the exons ATGAAGTATATTAGGAGCAACAGCTTGAAGAGGCTCTTTTCGTTTGGGAGACACGGGTTTGGGGAAGAAAACGACGTGGGGTTGGTGGTTTTTCCTTGTGAAGAGCACCCTCCAAGACCCTCTTGGAAATGCTTCTCTTATGAAGAGTTGTTTGATGCCACCAATGGCTTTAGCTCAG AGAATGTGATTGGTAAAGGAGGGTATGCGGAGGTTTATAAGGGAATATTGAATGGTGGTGAGGAAGTTGCGGTGAAGAGGCTCACAAGAACTTCAAGGGATGAGAGAAAGGAGAAGGAGTTTCTGTTAGAGATTGGCACAATTGGTCACGTGCGTCATTCCAACGTGTTGCCTCTTCTGGGGTGTTGCATTGATAATGGACTTTACCTCGTTTTTGAGCTATCCAACGTTGGTTCTGTTGCTTCTCTTATTCATG ATGAGCACTTGCCTCATTTGGATTGGAAAACAAGGTATAAGATAGCTCTTGGGACTGCACGTGGCCTTCACTACTTGCACAAAGGCTGCAAGAGGAGGATCATTCATAGGGACATCAAGGCCTCAAACATTTTGTTGACAGCAGATTTTGAACCGAAG ATATCTGATTTTGGACTAGCAAGGTGGCTTCCATCTCAGTGGACTCACCATTCAATAGCTCCAATAGAAGGGACATTTGG GCATTTAGCACCTGAGTACTACTTGCATGGAGTTGTGGATGAGAAGACTGATGTATTTGCCTTTGGCGTATTCTTGCTTGAAGTCATCTCTGGGAGGAAACCAGTGGATGGGTCTCACCAAAGCTTGCACAACTGG GCTAAACCAATACTAAACAAAGGGGAGATAGAAAAGCTGGTAGATCCAAGGCTTGGAGGGGCTTATGATGTGACACAGTTTAATAGAGTAGCCTTTGCTGCCTCCCTGTGCATTCGGGCATCTGCAACTTGCAGACCTACCATGAGTGAG GTATTGGAGGTAATGGAGGAGTGGGAGATGGATAAAGGGAAGTGGGAAATGCCAGAGGAAGAAGAGCAAGAGGAGGAATTATGGGGTTTTGAGGATCTAGAATATGAATATGACAGTTCCTTTTCAATGTCACTACCTGACTCTGTGGGAAGTACTTAG